A region from the Cervus elaphus chromosome 10, mCerEla1.1, whole genome shotgun sequence genome encodes:
- the NUPR1 gene encoding nuclear protein 1, with the protein MATFPRAASPSRQPPGPEDEDAILDEYDLYSLAHSYPGVGGRKGRSKREAAINTNRHSPGGHERKLVTKLQNTERKKRGARP; encoded by the exons ATGGCCACCTTCCCAAGAGCAGCCAGCCCGTCCAGGCAGCCCCCAGGCCCAGAGGATGAAGATGCCATCCTAGACGAGTACGACCTCTACAGCCTGGCTCATTCTTACCCGG GAGTGGGAGGCCGGAAAGGTCGCAGCAAGAGAGAAGCCGCCATCAACACCAACCGCCACAGCCCTGGTGGGCACGAGAGGAAGCTGGTGACCAAGCTTCAGAACACGGAGCGGAAAAAGCGAGGGGCACGGCCCTGA
- the SGF29 gene encoding SAGA-associated factor 29 isoform X2, with protein sequence MALVSADSRIAELLTELHQLIKQTQEERSRSEHNLVNIQKTHERMQTENKISPYYRTKLRGLYTTAKADAEAECNILRKALDKIAEIKSLLEERRIAAKIAGLYNDSEPPRKTMRRGVLMTLLQQSAMTLPLWIGKPGDKPPPLCGAIPASGDYVAKPGDKVAARVKAVDGDEQWILAEVVSYSHATNKYEVDDIDEEGKERHTLSRRRIIPLPQWKANPETDPEALFQKEQLVLALYPQTTCFYRALIHTPPQRDPRCCPLGCP encoded by the exons ATGGCCCTCGTGTCTGCTGATTCCCGAATTGCGGAACTGCTCACAGAGCTCCATCAGCTGATCAAGCAAACCCAG GAAGAGCGTTCGAGGAGTGAACACAACTTGGTGAACATCCAGAAGACCCACGAGCGGATGCAGACGGAGAACAAGA TCTCTCCCTATTACCGGACAAAGCTGCGTGGCCTCTATACAACTGCCAAAGCCGATGCAGAGGCTGAGTGCAA CATCCTTCGGAAAGCCCTAGATAAGATTGCAGAAATCAAGTCTCTATTGGAAGAGAGGCGGATTG CGGCCAAGATCGCGGGCCTGTATAATGACTCGGAGCCTCCTCGGAAGACCATGCGCAGGGGGGTGCTCATGACCCTGCTGCAGCAGTCAGCCATGACCCTGCCCCTGTGGATCGGGAAGCCTGGTGACAA ACCCCCGCCCCTCTGCGGGGCCATTCCGGCTTCTGGGGACTACGTGGCCAAACCTGGAGACAAGGTGGCCGCCCGGGTGAAGGCCGTGGACGGGGATGAGCAGTGGATCCTGGCCGAGGTGGTCAGTTACAGCCACGCCACCAACAA GTACGAGGTAGATGACATTGACGAAGAAGGCAAAGA GAGACACACCCTGAGCCGCCGGCGGATCATCCCACTGCCCCAGTGGAAGGCCAACCCGGAGACGGACCCCGAAGCTTTATTCCAGAAGGAGCAGCTTGTGCTGGCCCTGTATCCCCAGACCACCTGCTTCTACCGCGCCCTGATCCACACGCCCCCACAACGG